The Scyliorhinus canicula chromosome 20, sScyCan1.1, whole genome shotgun sequence genome has a window encoding:
- the LOC119955167 gene encoding leiomodin-2-like, giving the protein MSQFGYRNELQKYDDIDEDEILATLTPDELRELEKDLEDMEPDEFVPIGLRQKDQTDKSPQGTFSREALMAYWEHETQKLLDSERLSAEINQSEIIEAGKENTEGDYETESEENQSENEVDIEECISEETEDEDDLTEEQEEEEAEQENAQEEDDRTLGNRSISSNGQNGSHSCNGHADAQTNLNNITQHNKEKPTETDPNLKATASSPNGSTTFIEDTLDSIRNNDSEKSEINLNNIEKISIATFALIAEALKYNTVVKILSLANTHADDHVACALADMLQVNRSITNLNIDSNYITGKGILAIIRAIQFNGMLTELRFHNQRHICGGQVEMEIAKLLKENTTLMKLGYHFELPGPRMAMTSILTRNLDKLRQKRQQEQKQQQEMDKLLGIVEPMNRRAFALQKDSPRSSPRASPKSSPWSSPKVVRKINSLQSAVPPPPPPPPPPPPLAEKLVLPEPPPPPPLPIQPTPSRNIAEAIKLQQMGKMKSQDIHQNAKVKKNKSRNKKLSKENHILKELRNTLRPISDQRSENGSRPATPQRTFHDELMSAIRSSSIKQLRPVEVPEYLR; this is encoded by the exons ATGTCGCAGTTCGGTTACAGGAACGAGCTGCAGAAGTACGACGACATCGACGAGGATGAAATCCTCGCTACCCTGACTCCCGATGAGCTGAGGGAGCTGGAGAAAGACTTGGAAGACATGGAGCCCGATGAGTTCGTTCCCATTGGGCTGAGGCAGAAGGACCAGACGGATAAAAGCCCCCAAGGGACTTTCAGCAGGGAGGCTTTGATGGCGTACTGGGAACACGAAACACAGAAACTCTTGGACAGCGAGAGGCTTTCGGCCGAGATAAACCAG TCAGAAATCATTGAAGCTGGGAAAGAAAATACTGAAGGTGACTATGAAACAGAAAGTGAAGAGAACCAATCAGAGAATGAAGTCGACATAGAAGAATGTATATCGGAAGAAACCGAAGATGAAGATGACCTAACAGAGGAGCAAGAAGAAGAGGAGGCAGAGCAGGAGAATGCACAGGAGGAAGATGACAGAACTTTAGGCAACAGATCAATTAGCAGCAATGGACAGAATGGATCACACTCATGTAATGGACATGCTGATGCCCAAACAAACCTAAACAATATCACGCAGCACAACAAAGAGAAACCAACAGAAACTGATCCAAATCTCAAAGCGACTGCCAGCTCACCAAATGGAAGCACAACTTTTATTGAAGACACTCTCGACAGCATTAGGAATAACGATTCTGAAAAATCAGAAATCAATCTGAACAATATTGAAAAGATAAGTATTGCAACATTCGCACTCATTGCAGAAGCTCTGAAATATAACACGGTTGTTAAAATTTTGAGCCTGGCCAACACTCATGCTGACGATCATGTGGCATGTGCACTAGCTGACATGTTACAAGTTAACAGAAGCATCACCAATCTTAACATCGACTCAAACTACATTACAGGCAAAGGGATCTTAGCCATCATAAGAGCCATACAATTCAATGGTATGTTAACAGAACTCAGATTCCACAATCAAAGACATATATGTGGAGGGCAAGTTGAAATGGAAATAGCTAAACTTCTTAAAGAAAACACAACGCTGATGAAATTAGGCTACCATTTTGAACTGCCAGGACCACGGATGGCGATGACAAGTATCCTGACCAGGAATCTGGATAAACTAAGGCAGAAACGCCAACAGGAACAAAAACAGCAGCAGGAAATGGACAAACTGCTTGGCATTGTGGAGCCAATGAACCGAAGGGCGTTTGCCTTGCAGAAGGATTCACCAAGATCCTCCCCACGTGCTTCTCCAAAGAGCTCACCTTGGTCGTCTCCTAAAGTGGTCAGAAAAATCAATTCTCTGCAATCTGCTGTTCCTCCTccgccaccccctccaccaccccctccacctctcgCAGAGAAACTTGTGCTTCCTGagccaccaccccctcctccactaccaATACAGCCAACCCCCAGTAGAAACATAGCAGAGGCCATTAAGCTTCAGCAGATGGGCAAGATGAAATCACAGGATATCCACCAAAATGCAAAagtcaagaaaaacaaaagcagaaacaaGAAACTAAGCAAGGAGAATCATATTTTGAAGGAGCTCAGAAACACGTTAAGACCAATTTCAGACCAAAGATCAGAGAACGGGTCAAGACCAGCAACTCCTCAAAGGACATTCCACGATGAGCTTATGTCAGCTATCCGGTCAAGCAGCATAAAACAGCTAAGACCT GTTGAAGTTCCAGAATATCTTCGATGA